A single genomic interval of Amblyomma americanum isolate KBUSLIRL-KWMA chromosome 11, ASM5285725v1, whole genome shotgun sequence harbors:
- the LOC144110272 gene encoding uncharacterized protein LOC144110272, with protein MDKFAVDLDKLLDELEQSEGLLSERLPEAQFPALEASGTTTQPNSKCRGDVPHQNGDHSIAPPSSVIASTTTRLLTDPKKASSDGVTSGEAYLWDDAPSATPLHSERNAKNGMTHISTSAAETSTAQLQDRVDFPGAPTTTHVIGHDKPTVPVSDPNQSSCLRDFAERPGYSSRQLSSAVPPDDNALAETCGVSTLPAADSHESGGGANLYCRQKDQHDDGAQPWTTCGVPEQSVPCAESRTLPAASEPILEGVCSDGASNAVLPKSSVLEESFQRSYLLSLSPVEYSNASDCPGAPKSLIILSPDSAEMQNVSSPEQLVSRNLVQDGRAIHDSSLLDSVSYLPRVEAAMPSSGVAKGSSV; from the exons ATGGACAAATTCGCCGTCGATCTAGACAAATTGCTCGATGAACTCGAGCAGAGTGAAG GCTTGCTGTCGGAAAGGCTTCCCGAGGCCCAGTTTCCCGCCTTAGAAGCATCCGGAACCACCACCCAGCCAAATTCCAAGTGTCGCGGTGACGTGCCACACCAGAATGGGGACCACAGCATTGCACCACCTTCTTCAGTCATTGCTTCTACCACTACACGGCTATTGACGGATCCCAAGAAAGCAAGTAGTGATGGTGTCACCAGTGGGGAGGCTTACCTTTGGGACGATGCCCCTTCTGCAACGCCATTGCACTCGGAAAGAAATGCTAAGAATGGGATGACACACATATCAACGAGTGCTGCTGAAACGTCCACTGCTCAACTGCAAGATCGTGTCGATTTCCCTGGCGCGCCTACCACGACTCACGTCATTGGTCATGACAAGCCCACAGTGCCGGTTAGTGATCCCAACCAAAGCAGCTGTTTGAGAGACTTTGCTGAGCGACCTGGCTACTCCTCGAGACAGCTGTCTTCTGCAGTGCCTCCAGATGATAATGCCCTTGCAGAAACTTGTGGTGTATCTACTCTTCCCGCTGCCGACAGTCATGAAAGTGGTGGTGGTGCTAATTTGTACTGCAGGCAAAAGGATCAACACGATGATGGGGCGCAGCCGTGGACGACCTGTGGTGTACCTGAGCAGTCAGTGCCCTGTGCAGAATCGAGAACATTGCCCGCAGCATCAGAACCCATCTTAGAAGGGGTTTGCAGTGATGGTGCTTCTAATGCAGTGCTTCCAAAGAGCTCAGTTCTGGAAGAGAGCTTTCAGAGATCTTACTTGCTTTCCTTAAGTCCTGTTGAATATTCTAATGCATCTGACTGCCCTGGAGCCCCCAAATCATTGATTATCCTCTCTCCTGACAGTGCAGAGATGCAGAATGTAAGCAGCCCTGAGCAGCTGGTTAGCAGAAACTTAGTGCAAGATGGCAGAGCGATCCATGATTCTTCACTGCTTGATAGTGTTAGCTACCTTCCTCGGGTTGAAGCTGCCATGCCCAGCAGTGGTGTTGCAAAAGGCAGCTCTGTCTGA